The proteins below are encoded in one region of Cololabis saira isolate AMF1-May2022 chromosome 13, fColSai1.1, whole genome shotgun sequence:
- the ttc39a gene encoding tetratricopeptide repeat protein 39A isoform X4, translated as MTMCSRSDLSLALDDCMAAFDLFLTNQFEEAQALLKCRTKDSMYHALTYATILEMQAMMTFEPQHIHAAGSTMKEAQAICQRYRKKSSFSKSFTEEELHAEVCYAECLLQRAALTFLQDENMISFIKGGIKVRNSYQTYKELHTVLQSSGYIHGENHGHFEGGVKLGVGAFNLMISMLPTRTLKLLEFVGFSGNKEFGLQQLQEGSAESTFRSFLCNMLLLCYHTFMSFILGTGEGDVEDAEKLLQPYLKKYPKGSIFLFFAGRIEEIKGNLDAAIKRFEECCEAQQQWKQFHHMCYWELMWCFTYQRHWKMAYFYADLLSKENSWSKATYAYMKAAYLSMLSEDDCLTFGETAFTLFRQVPGLKQKIAGKSLPTEKFAIRKARRYFADKPVTLPAPPLEMMYIWNGYTVIGKHKDLTEGMLKTLDEAQAKLDSSSRTEFSIDDQCLLSLLKGLCLKHLGHQEEAEHYFTLVLCNETQIKYDHYLVPNALLEHGLLCLEQGRRDEAIKLLETAKNNYKNYSMESRTHFRIQAALHKAKGVGENGIHLPSSP; from the exons ATGACCAT GTGCTCACGGTCTGACCTGTCGCTGGCTCTGGATGACTGTATGGCTGCCTTCGATCTGTTCCTCACAAATCAGTTTGAGGAGGCGCAGGCCCTTCTCAAATGCAG GACAAAAGACAGCATGTACCACGCTTTGACGTACGCCACCATTCTGGAAATGCAGGCCATGATGACTTTTGAGCCGCAACATATTCACGCCGCAGGGAGCACCATGAAGGAGGCGCAGGCTATCTGTCAGCG GTACCGGAAGAAGTCGAGCTTCTCCAAAAGCTTCACAGAAG AGGAGCTCCATGCTGAGGTTTGCTATGCTGAGTGTCTCCTGCAGAGGGCAGCGCTCACCTTCCTTCAG GATGAAAATATGATCAGTTTCATCAAAGGAGGAATCAAAGTGAGGAATAGCTACCAGACTTACAA AGAGCTTCACACTGTCCTCCAGTCCTCTGGATACATCCACGGTGAAAACCATGGTCATTTTGAAGGTGGTGTTAAACTGGGAGTTGGAGCCTTCAATCTA ATGATTTCCATGTTGCCCACACGAACACTCAAGCTGCTGGAGTTTGTCGGTTTCTCTGGAAATAAG GAGTTTGGTCTCCAGCAGCTTCAGGAGGGCTCTGCAGAAAGCACATTCAGGTCCTTCCTGTGTAATATGCTGCTGCTCTGTTATCACACATTCATGAGCTTCATATTGG GCACTGGAGAAGGGGACGTTGAGGATGCAGAGAAACTTCTGCAGCCAtatctcaaaaaatatcccAAG GGATCCATCtttttgttctttgctggtcGAATAGAAGAAATCAAAGGCAACCTGGATGCT GCTATCAAGCGATTTGAGGAGTGCTGCGAAGCTCAGCAGCAGTGGAAGCAGTTCCATCACATGTGCTACTGGGAGCTGATGTGGTGCTTCACGTACCAGCGGCACTGGAAAATGGCCTACTTCTACGCTGACCTCCTGAGCAAGGAGAACTCCTGGTCTAAG GCTACTTACGCGTACATGAAAGCAGCTTACCTCAGCATGCTGTCGGAGGATGACTGTCTGACATTTGGGGAGACTGCGTTCACTCTGTTCAG GCAGGTTCCTGGGCTGAAGCAGAAAATAGCGGGGAAATCTTTACCAACAGAGAAGTTTGCAATCAGGAAAGCCCGCCGCTACTTTGCAGATAAACCAGTTACTCTTCCGGCTCCTCCACTG GAGATGATGTACATCTGGAATGGCTATACAGTTATTGGCAAACACAAAGACCTGACTGAAGGAATGCTGAAAACACTGGATGAGGCACAGGCTAAACTTGACAGCAGCTCAA GGACAGAGTTTTCCATAGATGATCAATGTCTGCTCAGCCTCTTAAAGGGGCTGTGTCTTAAACATTTGGGGCACCAAGAGGAGGCTGAACACTACTTCACCCTTGTTCTCTGCAA TGAGACTCAGATCAAGTATGACCACTACCTGGTTCCAAATGCCCTGCTGGAGCATGGTCTGCTGTGTCTGGAGCAAGGAAGAAGAGATGAAGCTATCAAACTTCTAGAAACAGCGAA AAACAACTACAAAAACTACTCCATGGAATCACGGACACACTTCCGTATACAAGCTGCCCTGCACAAAGCCAAGGGGGTTGGAGAAAATGGCATCCACCTCCCCTCAAGCCCATAA
- the rnf11b gene encoding RING finger protein 11b, producing the protein MGNCLKSPTSDDISLLHESQSDRASYGDGADHDQEPPPPYREQIHVPVYHPTPSQARLATQLTEEEQVRIAQRIGLIQHLPKGVYDPGRDGSEKKIRECVICMMDFVYGDPIRFLPCMHIYHMDCIDDWLMRSFTCPSCMEPVDAALLSSYETN; encoded by the exons ATGGGAAACTGTCTGAAATCTCCCACCTCGGATGATATTTCTCTGCTACACGAGTCTCAGTCGGACCGGGCCAGCTACGGAGACGGTGCTGACCATGATCAGGAGCCACCGCCCCCTTATCGG GAACAGATCCATGTGCCTGTCTACCACCCGACGCCCAGCCAGGCCCGACTGGCCACACAGCTGACAGAAGAGGAGCAGGTCCGCATCGCCCAACGCATCGGACTCATCCAGCACCTTCCCAAAGGCGTGTACGACCCGGGGCGGGATGGCTCTGAGAAGAAGATCAGAGA GTGTGTCATCTGTATGATGGACTTTGTCTATGGAGACCCCATTCGGTTCCTGCCCTGCATGCACATCTACCACATGGACTGTATAGACGACTGGCTGATGAGATCCTTCACCTGTCCCTCCTGCATGGAGCCAGTGGACGCTGCACTACTTTCCTCTTACGAGACCAACTGA
- the ttc39a gene encoding tetratricopeptide repeat protein 39A isoform X2, with product MTDGAMQAQDIPVSPDSPSRLSVISSSDLDPSTTDFKLQLPDNKDAQESANASNGCSRSDLSLALDDCMAAFDLFLTNQFEEAQALLKCRTKDSMYHALTYATILEMQAMMTFEPQHIHAAGSTMKEAQAICQRYRKKSSFSKSFTEEELHAEVCYAECLLQRAALTFLQDENMISFIKGGIKVRNSYQTYKELHTVLQSSGYIHGENHGHFEGGVKLGVGAFNLMISMLPTRTLKLLEFVGFSGNKEFGLQQLQEGSAESTFRSFLCNMLLLCYHTFMSFILGTGEGDVEDAEKLLQPYLKKYPKGSIFLFFAGRIEEIKGNLDAAIKRFEECCEAQQQWKQFHHMCYWELMWCFTYQRHWKMAYFYADLLSKENSWSKATYAYMKAAYLSMLSEDDCLTFGETAFTLFRQVPGLKQKIAGKSLPTEKFAIRKARRYFADKPVTLPAPPLEMMYIWNGYTVIGKHKDLTEGMLKTLDEAQAKLDSSSRTEFSIDDQCLLSLLKGLCLKHLGHQEEAEHYFTLVLCNETQIKYDHYLVPNALLEHGLLCLEQGRRDEAIKLLETAKNNYKNYSMESRTHFRIQAALHKAKGVGENGIHLPSSP from the exons GTGCTCACGGTCTGACCTGTCGCTGGCTCTGGATGACTGTATGGCTGCCTTCGATCTGTTCCTCACAAATCAGTTTGAGGAGGCGCAGGCCCTTCTCAAATGCAG GACAAAAGACAGCATGTACCACGCTTTGACGTACGCCACCATTCTGGAAATGCAGGCCATGATGACTTTTGAGCCGCAACATATTCACGCCGCAGGGAGCACCATGAAGGAGGCGCAGGCTATCTGTCAGCG GTACCGGAAGAAGTCGAGCTTCTCCAAAAGCTTCACAGAAG AGGAGCTCCATGCTGAGGTTTGCTATGCTGAGTGTCTCCTGCAGAGGGCAGCGCTCACCTTCCTTCAG GATGAAAATATGATCAGTTTCATCAAAGGAGGAATCAAAGTGAGGAATAGCTACCAGACTTACAA AGAGCTTCACACTGTCCTCCAGTCCTCTGGATACATCCACGGTGAAAACCATGGTCATTTTGAAGGTGGTGTTAAACTGGGAGTTGGAGCCTTCAATCTA ATGATTTCCATGTTGCCCACACGAACACTCAAGCTGCTGGAGTTTGTCGGTTTCTCTGGAAATAAG GAGTTTGGTCTCCAGCAGCTTCAGGAGGGCTCTGCAGAAAGCACATTCAGGTCCTTCCTGTGTAATATGCTGCTGCTCTGTTATCACACATTCATGAGCTTCATATTGG GCACTGGAGAAGGGGACGTTGAGGATGCAGAGAAACTTCTGCAGCCAtatctcaaaaaatatcccAAG GGATCCATCtttttgttctttgctggtcGAATAGAAGAAATCAAAGGCAACCTGGATGCT GCTATCAAGCGATTTGAGGAGTGCTGCGAAGCTCAGCAGCAGTGGAAGCAGTTCCATCACATGTGCTACTGGGAGCTGATGTGGTGCTTCACGTACCAGCGGCACTGGAAAATGGCCTACTTCTACGCTGACCTCCTGAGCAAGGAGAACTCCTGGTCTAAG GCTACTTACGCGTACATGAAAGCAGCTTACCTCAGCATGCTGTCGGAGGATGACTGTCTGACATTTGGGGAGACTGCGTTCACTCTGTTCAG GCAGGTTCCTGGGCTGAAGCAGAAAATAGCGGGGAAATCTTTACCAACAGAGAAGTTTGCAATCAGGAAAGCCCGCCGCTACTTTGCAGATAAACCAGTTACTCTTCCGGCTCCTCCACTG GAGATGATGTACATCTGGAATGGCTATACAGTTATTGGCAAACACAAAGACCTGACTGAAGGAATGCTGAAAACACTGGATGAGGCACAGGCTAAACTTGACAGCAGCTCAA GGACAGAGTTTTCCATAGATGATCAATGTCTGCTCAGCCTCTTAAAGGGGCTGTGTCTTAAACATTTGGGGCACCAAGAGGAGGCTGAACACTACTTCACCCTTGTTCTCTGCAA TGAGACTCAGATCAAGTATGACCACTACCTGGTTCCAAATGCCCTGCTGGAGCATGGTCTGCTGTGTCTGGAGCAAGGAAGAAGAGATGAAGCTATCAAACTTCTAGAAACAGCGAA AAACAACTACAAAAACTACTCCATGGAATCACGGACACACTTCCGTATACAAGCTGCCCTGCACAAAGCCAAGGGGGTTGGAGAAAATGGCATCCACCTCCCCTCAAGCCCATAA
- the ttc39a gene encoding tetratricopeptide repeat protein 39A isoform X3, giving the protein MKMSGEEATLSNGCSRSDLSLALDDCMAAFDLFLTNQFEEAQALLKCRTKDSMYHALTYATILEMQAMMTFEPQHIHAAGSTMKEAQAICQRYRKKSSFSKSFTEEELHAEVCYAECLLQRAALTFLQDENMISFIKGGIKVRNSYQTYKELHTVLQSSGYIHGENHGHFEGGVKLGVGAFNLMISMLPTRTLKLLEFVGFSGNKEFGLQQLQEGSAESTFRSFLCNMLLLCYHTFMSFILGTGEGDVEDAEKLLQPYLKKYPKGSIFLFFAGRIEEIKGNLDAAIKRFEECCEAQQQWKQFHHMCYWELMWCFTYQRHWKMAYFYADLLSKENSWSKATYAYMKAAYLSMLSEDDCLTFGETAFTLFRQVPGLKQKIAGKSLPTEKFAIRKARRYFADKPVTLPAPPLEMMYIWNGYTVIGKHKDLTEGMLKTLDEAQAKLDSSSRTEFSIDDQCLLSLLKGLCLKHLGHQEEAEHYFTLVLCNETQIKYDHYLVPNALLEHGLLCLEQGRRDEAIKLLETAKNNYKNYSMESRTHFRIQAALHKAKGVGENGIHLPSSP; this is encoded by the exons GTGCTCACGGTCTGACCTGTCGCTGGCTCTGGATGACTGTATGGCTGCCTTCGATCTGTTCCTCACAAATCAGTTTGAGGAGGCGCAGGCCCTTCTCAAATGCAG GACAAAAGACAGCATGTACCACGCTTTGACGTACGCCACCATTCTGGAAATGCAGGCCATGATGACTTTTGAGCCGCAACATATTCACGCCGCAGGGAGCACCATGAAGGAGGCGCAGGCTATCTGTCAGCG GTACCGGAAGAAGTCGAGCTTCTCCAAAAGCTTCACAGAAG AGGAGCTCCATGCTGAGGTTTGCTATGCTGAGTGTCTCCTGCAGAGGGCAGCGCTCACCTTCCTTCAG GATGAAAATATGATCAGTTTCATCAAAGGAGGAATCAAAGTGAGGAATAGCTACCAGACTTACAA AGAGCTTCACACTGTCCTCCAGTCCTCTGGATACATCCACGGTGAAAACCATGGTCATTTTGAAGGTGGTGTTAAACTGGGAGTTGGAGCCTTCAATCTA ATGATTTCCATGTTGCCCACACGAACACTCAAGCTGCTGGAGTTTGTCGGTTTCTCTGGAAATAAG GAGTTTGGTCTCCAGCAGCTTCAGGAGGGCTCTGCAGAAAGCACATTCAGGTCCTTCCTGTGTAATATGCTGCTGCTCTGTTATCACACATTCATGAGCTTCATATTGG GCACTGGAGAAGGGGACGTTGAGGATGCAGAGAAACTTCTGCAGCCAtatctcaaaaaatatcccAAG GGATCCATCtttttgttctttgctggtcGAATAGAAGAAATCAAAGGCAACCTGGATGCT GCTATCAAGCGATTTGAGGAGTGCTGCGAAGCTCAGCAGCAGTGGAAGCAGTTCCATCACATGTGCTACTGGGAGCTGATGTGGTGCTTCACGTACCAGCGGCACTGGAAAATGGCCTACTTCTACGCTGACCTCCTGAGCAAGGAGAACTCCTGGTCTAAG GCTACTTACGCGTACATGAAAGCAGCTTACCTCAGCATGCTGTCGGAGGATGACTGTCTGACATTTGGGGAGACTGCGTTCACTCTGTTCAG GCAGGTTCCTGGGCTGAAGCAGAAAATAGCGGGGAAATCTTTACCAACAGAGAAGTTTGCAATCAGGAAAGCCCGCCGCTACTTTGCAGATAAACCAGTTACTCTTCCGGCTCCTCCACTG GAGATGATGTACATCTGGAATGGCTATACAGTTATTGGCAAACACAAAGACCTGACTGAAGGAATGCTGAAAACACTGGATGAGGCACAGGCTAAACTTGACAGCAGCTCAA GGACAGAGTTTTCCATAGATGATCAATGTCTGCTCAGCCTCTTAAAGGGGCTGTGTCTTAAACATTTGGGGCACCAAGAGGAGGCTGAACACTACTTCACCCTTGTTCTCTGCAA TGAGACTCAGATCAAGTATGACCACTACCTGGTTCCAAATGCCCTGCTGGAGCATGGTCTGCTGTGTCTGGAGCAAGGAAGAAGAGATGAAGCTATCAAACTTCTAGAAACAGCGAA AAACAACTACAAAAACTACTCCATGGAATCACGGACACACTTCCGTATACAAGCTGCCCTGCACAAAGCCAAGGGGGTTGGAGAAAATGGCATCCACCTCCCCTCAAGCCCATAA